One window of Catharus ustulatus isolate bCatUst1 chromosome 3, bCatUst1.pri.v2, whole genome shotgun sequence genomic DNA carries:
- the SOGA3 gene encoding protein SOGA3 gives FRCFLPSPPPFHLPGPVRSAHEYCFIFLRGSGSGGYLVCGARLSVHAFLQPGSGQSGAPGAAAAEEAEDTGGDGRVSEIAVAMSQPPAGGAAAEPRLHPEGSSGRKQPRASSPARARDTAPRPPPSAAKPAPAAAKAASARPPPGQAPRAARGRAAEKPPRGAVQPGAGAEPPPAAAGRGGAAAEEPLPPPGAAEEAPPAGAGGGEREGAAAPPPKQWRGKAGRSPLKGAGEAAPAPPSSSGAGKGRGAAAGGGGYWKEGCLQSELIQFHLRKGLAAAAQMQTKGSNHGSSSGSASSAASAASAAAAPAEHPPAASASSPTAMAAAGAEGLRQGETEGDGRSCGLEGALSPHLQEEMQEEMEKLREENESLKNEIDELRTEMDEMRDSFFEEDACQLQEMRHELERANKNCRILQYRLRKAERKRLRYAQTGEIDNELIRSMEQDLKVAKDVSVRLHHELENVEEKRTITEDENEKLRQQLIEVEIAKQALQNELEKMKEQSLKRRGSKDLPKSEKKSQQTPTEDDNEDLKCQLQFVKEEAALMRKKMAKIDKEKDRFEHELQKYRSFYGDLDSPLPKGEAGGPPTTREAELKLRLRLVEEEANILGRKIVELEVENRGLKAELDDLRGDDFSGTTNPLLGEQNESLSELRQHLQLVEDETELLRRNVADLEEQNKRITAELNKYKYKSGAHESSRHHDNAKTEALQEELKAARMQINELSGKVMQLQYENRVLMSNMQRYDLASHLGIRGSPRDSDAESDAGKKESDDDSRPPHRKREGPIGGESDSEEVRNIRCLTPTRSFYPTPSGWQKSFTDRQQMKDIRSEAERLGKTIDRLIADTSTIITEARIYVANGDLFGLMDEEDDGSRIREHELLYRINAQMKAFRKELQAFIDRLEVPKSSDDRSADEPLSVSQMFQPIILLILILVLFSSLSYTTIFKLVFLFTLFFVL, from the exons tttcgctgctttcttccctcccctccccctttccatCTCCCAGGCCCAGTGAGGTCAGCTCATGAATATTGCTTCATTTTCCTGAGAGGCTCTGGTAGCGGCGGGTACCTCGTGTGCGGTGCCCGGCTCTCCGTGCATGCATTTCTCCAGCCGGGCAGCGGACAAAGTGGTG ctcccggggcggcggcggcggaggaggCGGAGGACACCGGCGGTGATGGACGCGTCTCCGAGATAGCCGTCGCCATGAGCCAGCCGCCTGCAGggggcgcggccgccgagccgcgCCTGCATCCCGAGGGCAGCAGCGGCAGGAAGCAGCCGCGGGCATCCTCGCCGGCCCGGGCCCGCGacaccgccccgcgcccgccgcccaGCGCCGCCAAacccgcgcccgccgccgccaaAGCCGCCtcggcccggccgccgcccgGCCAGGCCCCGCGAGCCgcccgcggccgcgccgccgaGAAGCCGCCGCGGGGAGCTGTCCAGCCCGGCGCAGGTGCTGAAcctccgcccgccgccgccgggagaggaggagccgccgccgaggagccgctgccgccgccgggcgccGCCGAGGAGGCGCCCCCTGCAGGGGCCGGCGGGGGCGagcgggagggggcggcggcgccgccgcccaAGCAGTGGCGGGGGAAAGCGGGGCGGTCCCCGCTGAAGGGCgcgggggaggcggccccggcGCCTCCATCTTCCTCGGGTGCGGGGAAGGGCCGCGgtgcggcggcgggcggcggcgggtaCTGGAAGGAGGGATGCCTGCAAAGTGAGCTTATCCAGTTCCACCTCAGGAAAGggctggcggcggccgcccaGATGCAAACCAAGGGCAGCAAccacggcagcagcagcggcagcgcttCCTCCGCTGCCTCCGCCGCctccgcggccgccgccccggccGAGCATCCCCCGGCCGCCTCCGCCTCCTCGCCCACTGCCATGGCGGCGGCCGGGGCGGAAGGGCTGCGGCAGGGCGAGACGGAAGGCGACGGCAGGAGCTGCGGCCTCGAAGGCGCCCTGAGCCCCCACCTGCAGGAGGAGATGCAGGAAGAGATGGAGAAACTGCGGGAGGAGAACGAGAGCCTCAAG AACGAGATAGATGAGCTGAGGACAGAGATGGATGAGATGAGGGACAGTTTCTTTGAGGAGGATGCTTGTCAGCTTCAAGAAATGCGCCATGAACTGGAGCGAGCCAACAAGAACTGCCGGATCCTTCAGTACCGGCTGCGCAAGGCTGAGCGCAAGAGGCTCCGCTACGCCCAGACCGGCGAGATCGACAACGAGCTCATACGCAGCATGGAGCAGGACCTCAAG GTTGCAAAAGATGTATCGGTGAGACTCCATCATGAGTTAgaaaatgtggaagaaaaacGTACTATAAcagaagatgaaaatgaaaaattaagacAGCAGCTTATAGAAGTTGAAATTGCCAAACAAGCACTACAGAATGaactggaaaaaatgaaagag CAATCactgaaaaggagaggaagCAAAGACCtaccaaaatcagaaaaaaagtcacagCAGACACCTACAGAG gaTGACAATGAAGACCTGAAATGCCAGCTACAGTTTGTCAAAGAAGAAGCAGCCTtgatgaggaagaaaatggCTAAAATTGATAAAGAGAAAGACAGATTTGAACATGAGCTGCAAAAGTACAGATCATTTTATGGGGATTTGGACAGTCCCTTGCCAAAAGGTGAAGCAGGTGGGCCACCCACCACAAGAGAAGCTGAACTCAAGCTTCGACTGAGGCTTGTGGAGGAGGAAGCTAACATTCTCGGGAGGAAAATAGTGGAACTAGAAGTAGAAAACAGAGGACTGAAAGCAGAGCTTGATGATTTAAGAGGAGATGATTTCTCAGGGACCACTAACCCACTCCTGGGAGAGCAGAATGAATCCCTGTCAGAATTACGACAGCATTTGCAGCTAGTAGAAGATGAAACAGAATTGCTGAGGAGAAATGTAGCTGATttagaagaacaaaacaaacgCATAACAGCTGAGCTGAACAAATACAAGTACAAGTCTGGGGCCCATGAGAGCTCTAGGCACCATGATAATGCCAAGACAGAAGCCTTACAGGAGGAGCTAAAAGCTGCACGGATGCAGATCAATGAGCTGAGTGGCAAAGTCATGCAGCTCCAGTATGAGAACCGAGTCTTAATGTCCAACATGCAGCGCTACGACTTGGCCTCTCATCTTGGCATCCGTGGCAGCCCTAGAGACAGTGATGCGGAAAGCGACgcaggaaaaaaggagagcGATGATGACTCCCGCCCCCCGCACCGCAAAAGGGAGGGTCCCATTGGTGGGGAAAGTGACTCCGAAGAGGTGCGCAACATTCGGTGCCTGACACCCACGAGGTCTTTTTATCCGACGCCGTCCGGGTGGCAGAAAAGCTTCACTGACAGGCAGCAGATGAAGGACATTCGCTCTGAAGCGGAGCGGCTGGGCAAGACAATAGATCGCTTAATTGCTGACACGAGCACCATCATCACAGAGGCAAGAATTTATGTGGCTAATGGGGACCTCTTTGGACTGATGGATGAGGAAGATGATGGCAGCAGAATACGTGAACACGAGCTTCTATACCGGATCAATGCGCAGATGAAGGCCTTCAGGAAAGAGCTCCAGGCTTTCATCGACAGACTTGAAGTTCCAAAGTCTTCGGACGATCGAAGTGCCGATGAACCTTTGTCAGTGAGTCAG ATGTTCCAGCCTATCATTTTACTTATTCTCATCCTTGTATTATTTTCATCCCTTTCATACACAACAATATTTAAACTTGTCTTCCTTTTTACACTGTTTTTTGTACTGTAA